In a genomic window of Dyadobacter fermentans DSM 18053:
- a CDS encoding glutaminase family protein, with protein MLKRWLTALTLLTTSTIFAQSIRPPATPLVTIDPYTSVWSFGDELTGSITKHWTGKPHPMDGLIRVDGKAYRFMGAGTAEMRIILPTAKQEPYTAKFTTTKPDPKWWFKDGYNISTWKQGPAPFGTHERNDAMLKGGTEFPQELWYRRDFNLTNVDFEKPVLNIFHDDDVQVFINGVPAYDCAPCFTSDYEFKPISPAAVKALKKGKNTLAAYVKNGAGPGYIDVGLADEIAPKGADAIAPAKQTGFEMTATQSIYHFEAGPVQLTVQFVAPLVMKNLDLISRPVNYIVYEVKSSDGKQHDVSILNAVSGLWAVHDATQSVTGKEANQDGLTTLSLANTVQNLLARKGDDVRIDWGQAYLSAPAAAVKGSAIGIPTDIIKEFASKGSLSTDQAGTALADAKSMGLILNAGKVGSESKQLHALVGYDDGYSVQYFGQNLRPWWNREGNKTIAEELKSAETDFTKILLACEQTDKTIYDDAFKAGGKQYAELCVLAYRQAISAHKLVADPSGTPLFFSKENFSNGSIGTVDITYPSAPLFLLYNPTLLKGMMEPIFYYSESGKWTKPFAAHDVGTYPLANGQTYGEDMPVEEAGNMLILTYAITKAEGNTDFAKKHWQTLTVWANYLKKEGFDPANQLCTDDFAGHLARNTNLSIKAIMGLASYAKLAEQLGDTQQATEVNALTKDFAQKWMQMAADGNHYALTFDKKGTWSQKYNLVWDKLLGLNVFPATVAQKEMAYYLTKQQPFGLPLDSRKTYTKSDWIVWTATLAEKPEDFQALIAPVFKYANGTTDRIPLSDWHETTNGKSVGFRARSVVGGYWMKVLGEKWK; from the coding sequence ATGCTCAAACGCTGGCTTACCGCGCTGACGCTGCTTACTACCTCAACGATTTTTGCCCAATCCATCCGGCCGCCGGCGACGCCGCTGGTGACCATTGATCCCTACACGAGCGTATGGTCGTTTGGCGATGAGCTCACGGGCTCCATCACGAAGCATTGGACCGGCAAGCCGCATCCGATGGACGGCCTCATCCGCGTCGACGGCAAGGCGTACCGCTTCATGGGCGCCGGCACAGCCGAGATGCGAATCATCCTCCCAACTGCCAAGCAGGAGCCCTACACTGCCAAATTCACCACCACCAAGCCGGACCCGAAATGGTGGTTCAAAGACGGCTATAATATCAGCACCTGGAAGCAGGGCCCCGCGCCATTCGGCACGCACGAGCGCAACGATGCCATGCTCAAAGGAGGCACCGAATTCCCGCAGGAACTTTGGTACCGCCGCGATTTCAACCTCACAAATGTCGATTTCGAGAAGCCTGTATTGAACATTTTCCACGACGATGATGTGCAGGTGTTCATCAACGGCGTGCCCGCTTACGATTGCGCGCCTTGTTTTACGAGCGATTATGAGTTCAAACCGATCAGTCCGGCGGCGGTGAAGGCATTGAAAAAGGGCAAAAACACGCTGGCTGCTTATGTGAAAAACGGCGCCGGGCCGGGCTACATTGATGTGGGCCTGGCCGATGAAATTGCCCCGAAAGGTGCAGATGCCATTGCGCCTGCCAAGCAAACCGGCTTTGAAATGACGGCTACGCAATCCATTTACCATTTCGAAGCGGGCCCCGTGCAGCTCACTGTCCAGTTCGTGGCGCCGCTGGTGATGAAGAACCTCGACCTCATTTCCCGCCCCGTGAATTACATTGTTTACGAAGTGAAGTCGTCCGACGGCAAGCAGCACGATGTAAGCATTCTCAATGCGGTTTCCGGACTTTGGGCGGTGCATGACGCCACCCAGTCGGTCACCGGCAAAGAGGCGAACCAGGATGGTTTGACCACATTATCCCTTGCGAATACGGTTCAAAATCTGCTGGCCAGAAAGGGCGACGACGTCCGCATTGACTGGGGCCAGGCTTACCTGTCGGCTCCGGCGGCAGCGGTAAAAGGCTCCGCCATCGGCATCCCGACCGATATCATCAAAGAATTTGCCTCCAAAGGCTCGCTGAGCACCGATCAGGCCGGCACGGCATTGGCGGATGCGAAATCAATGGGATTGATACTGAATGCAGGCAAAGTAGGCAGCGAAAGCAAGCAGCTGCATGCATTGGTGGGCTATGACGACGGCTATTCGGTGCAATATTTTGGCCAAAACCTCCGTCCGTGGTGGAACCGCGAGGGCAACAAAACCATCGCAGAAGAGCTGAAAAGCGCCGAAACCGATTTCACTAAAATCCTCCTCGCCTGCGAGCAGACTGACAAAACCATTTACGACGACGCATTCAAAGCCGGCGGCAAGCAGTATGCCGAGCTATGCGTATTGGCATACCGTCAGGCCATTTCAGCCCACAAGCTCGTCGCCGACCCAAGCGGCACGCCATTGTTTTTCTCCAAAGAAAATTTCAGCAACGGCTCTATTGGAACGGTCGATATCACTTATCCATCGGCGCCATTGTTCCTGCTTTATAACCCGACGCTGCTCAAAGGCATGATGGAGCCCATCTTCTATTATTCCGAAAGCGGCAAATGGACCAAGCCTTTCGCTGCGCACGACGTGGGCACCTACCCTCTCGCCAATGGCCAGACCTACGGCGAGGACATGCCCGTGGAAGAAGCCGGTAACATGCTCATCCTCACCTACGCCATCACCAAAGCCGAGGGTAACACGGATTTCGCCAAAAAGCATTGGCAAACCCTCACCGTGTGGGCCAATTACCTGAAAAAAGAAGGCTTCGACCCTGCCAACCAGCTCTGCACCGACGATTTCGCGGGCCACCTCGCCCGGAACACGAACCTGTCGATCAAAGCCATCATGGGTCTCGCCTCTTACGCCAAGCTCGCCGAACAACTCGGCGACACCCAGCAAGCCACCGAAGTAAATGCATTAACCAAAGACTTCGCCCAAAAATGGATGCAAATGGCCGCCGACGGCAACCACTACGCGTTGACCTTCGACAAAAAAGGCACTTGGAGCCAGAAATACAACCTCGTCTGGGACAAGCTCCTCGGCCTGAACGTGTTCCCCGCCACCGTAGCCCAAAAGGAAATGGCCTATTACCTCACCAAACAGCAACCGTTCGGCCTCCCACTCGACAGCCGCAAAACGTACACCAAATCCGACTGGATCGTCTGGACGGCCACATTAGCTGAAAAGCCGGAAGACTTCCAGGCGCTGATTGCGCCGGTGTTTAAATATGCTAATGGCACTACCGATCGCATTCCATTATCCGACTGGCATGAGACTACCAATGGGAAATCGGTTGGTTTTCGGGCGCGGTCTGTGGTTGGGGGCTATTGGATGAAGGTGCTTGGGGAGAAGTGGAAGTAG
- a CDS encoding helix-turn-helix domain-containing protein: protein MDSPFPYRLTTARKMKGLSLQKLAIMLGRPFNKQLLHRLENGSQVPNGNQLIKLSNALDQPLDYFLKPSFATVAELDSKKIQKAGKKAGGRVLELASDYFERFLELEDLLGIKHQTQWPFQSVKLVPGDYAAINQAALHVRQMIWNVGTGPLHNISGILETNGLKVLMVSEESLPEATFDGFSTIVSGEKGCIVVNENPAIPLVRKRFILLREFVNLYIDVSELETKEAKTVCDAFAGALLAPRLSLIEAFGEYRTSIHITELLLFQRIHGAPISVILSALRQNGIISQSHFTEQMVQYNAGLKAHDGGSFAGIEEPYRFQQLLLRALACGIVSESKAASLMNMKVAEFREYLDKMLDENSGH, encoded by the coding sequence ATGGACTCGCCGTTCCCCTACCGATTGACCACCGCCCGGAAAATGAAGGGATTGTCACTACAAAAATTGGCTATTATGCTAGGGAGACCATTTAACAAACAACTACTGCACAGGCTGGAAAACGGTAGCCAGGTGCCCAATGGCAATCAGTTGATCAAACTGAGTAATGCACTTGACCAGCCGCTTGACTATTTTCTGAAACCTTCTTTTGCAACGGTTGCTGAACTCGACTCGAAGAAAATCCAAAAAGCAGGAAAAAAGGCGGGCGGACGCGTTCTCGAGTTGGCGAGCGATTACTTTGAGCGATTTCTGGAACTCGAAGATTTGCTTGGAATTAAGCATCAAACTCAGTGGCCATTTCAAAGCGTGAAACTGGTGCCAGGCGATTATGCGGCAATAAACCAAGCCGCATTGCATGTTCGCCAGATGATCTGGAACGTAGGAACCGGTCCATTGCACAACATTAGCGGCATTTTGGAAACGAATGGGTTGAAAGTTCTTATGGTTTCAGAAGAATCGCTGCCCGAGGCCACATTTGATGGATTCTCCACCATTGTCAGCGGAGAAAAAGGTTGCATTGTAGTCAACGAGAACCCGGCTATCCCGCTTGTCAGGAAACGCTTTATATTGCTTCGGGAATTCGTAAATCTGTACATCGACGTCTCGGAGCTGGAAACGAAGGAAGCTAAGACCGTTTGCGATGCTTTTGCAGGGGCACTGTTAGCACCGAGATTGTCGTTGATCGAAGCCTTTGGGGAGTACCGTACCTCAATTCATATCACTGAACTTTTACTTTTTCAGCGCATTCATGGTGCTCCGATCAGCGTGATTTTATCAGCACTCCGGCAAAACGGGATCATTTCCCAATCCCACTTTACCGAACAAATGGTTCAATATAATGCAGGGTTGAAAGCCCACGATGGCGGCAGCTTTGCGGGAATTGAGGAACCATACCGATTTCAGCAACTTCTTCTCCGAGCACTGGCTTGTGGAATTGTCTCCGAAAGCAAAGCCGCCTCGCTGATGAACATGAAAGTCGCGGAATTCAGGGAATATTTAGACAAGATGCTGGATGAGAATAGCGGTCACTGA
- the argB gene encoding acetylglutamate kinase: MSQTLYVVKIGGNVIDNPEACTRFLQVFAQLDAPKILVHGGGKVATQIAAKLQIETQMVDGRRITDQPMLDVVTMVYGGLVNKNLVAQLQAAGCNAIGLTGADGGIIRSVKRPVKTIDYGFVGDIEAVNGAQISAILSSNLTPVIAPLTYSAEGLLLNTNADTMASATAVAMSEAFEVNLIYCFEKKGVLSDPDDDDAVISKLIPATYEEYKASGAINKGMIPKLDNAFAALNAGVKQVTICHADELANAVSGGAGTAIVL; this comes from the coding sequence ATGTCCCAGACCTTATACGTTGTCAAGATCGGCGGTAATGTGATCGATAATCCCGAAGCATGTACCCGTTTTCTCCAAGTATTTGCGCAGCTCGATGCCCCCAAAATCCTCGTCCACGGCGGCGGGAAGGTAGCCACGCAAATCGCCGCGAAATTGCAGATCGAAACACAGATGGTCGATGGCCGCCGCATTACCGACCAGCCGATGCTGGACGTGGTGACGATGGTTTACGGAGGACTGGTTAACAAAAACCTCGTAGCCCAGCTCCAAGCCGCCGGCTGCAACGCCATCGGCCTCACCGGCGCCGACGGCGGCATTATCCGTTCCGTAAAACGCCCTGTAAAAACGATCGACTACGGCTTCGTAGGCGACATCGAAGCAGTGAACGGCGCGCAAATCAGCGCCATCCTGTCGAGCAATCTCACGCCAGTGATCGCCCCGTTGACATACAGCGCCGAAGGCCTGCTCCTCAACACCAATGCCGACACCATGGCCTCCGCCACCGCCGTAGCCATGTCCGAGGCATTCGAAGTGAACCTCATTTATTGTTTCGAGAAAAAAGGCGTCCTCTCCGACCCGGACGACGACGATGCCGTGATCAGCAAGCTCATTCCCGCCACTTACGAAGAATATAAAGCATCCGGCGCCATTAATAAAGGTATGATCCCGAAGCTGGACAATGCATTCGCTGCATTGAATGCGGGCGTGAAGCAGGTGACCATTTGCCATGCGGATGAGCTGGCGAACGCGGTTTCGGGTGGGGCGGGGACGGCGATTGTGTTGTAA
- a CDS encoding protein-disulfide reductase DsbD family protein, with product MKRGILFILSIVLFVAGVVQAQIQKPKARWTYSFSKPEVKKGETVDLVFTATIDKDWYMYSSDFDPDLGPVLTTFTFEKNNTFEVVGKLKPQSPKTKFEEVWGGNVRYFEGKGVFKQTVKILADNPVIKGASEFQTCSHVTGLCIAGGEDFEFKGLKVAAAGGSQPHVGAATPANTQSGAASATETAKSAATTSSGVATPASASAATNDTAISISASDNPAAADSASAATTAPTASTEVTAATDTPADGSLLGFALAAFLSGLVALLTPCVFPIIPMTVSFFTNQEKGKFKALLYGISIILIYTLIGTVVSRLNGPAFANFLSTHWLPNLLFFAIFITFGLSFLGLFEIVLPSGFVNKMDQKADQGGYAGVFFMAFTLVLVSFSCTGPIVGSLLVASAGGEVVKPIVGMAAFSAAFAIPFTSFALFPQWLKSLPKSGGWLNAVKVVLGFLELALALKFFSIADQVYHWNLLDREIYLAFWIVIFALLGFYLLGKIRTPHDSPIEKVSVPRLLLAIVTFTFVVYMIPGMFGAPLKALAGYLPPQSTLDFDLSKRSAAATTPSALAGESRKYADLFHLPHELEGFYDYQEALAYAKKVNKPVFIDFTGHGCVNCREMEARVWVDPAVLQRLNNDYVIVALYVDDKTELPESQWYTSKYDNKVKKTIGAQNADLQIVKYNNNAQPHYCLVDHEGNLLVSPKNYDLDPAKFAAFLDSGKAAFGKK from the coding sequence ATGAAACGCGGTATTTTATTCATTCTCAGCATTGTCCTCTTCGTCGCCGGCGTTGTGCAGGCGCAGATTCAGAAACCGAAGGCACGCTGGACATATTCTTTTTCCAAACCGGAAGTTAAAAAAGGCGAGACCGTCGACCTGGTTTTTACCGCAACCATCGACAAGGACTGGTACATGTATTCCTCCGATTTCGACCCGGACCTGGGCCCGGTGCTGACGACATTTACCTTCGAAAAAAACAACACCTTTGAAGTAGTAGGCAAGCTGAAGCCACAAAGCCCGAAGACCAAATTTGAGGAAGTATGGGGTGGAAATGTACGTTATTTTGAAGGAAAAGGGGTTTTTAAACAAACCGTAAAGATCCTGGCCGACAATCCGGTGATCAAAGGTGCTTCCGAATTCCAGACCTGCAGTCACGTAACGGGGCTTTGCATTGCCGGTGGTGAAGATTTCGAATTCAAGGGACTGAAAGTAGCCGCCGCCGGAGGGTCACAGCCTCATGTAGGCGCTGCGACACCCGCAAACACGCAATCAGGCGCTGCATCAGCGACCGAAACAGCCAAATCCGCAGCCACCACGTCATCGGGCGTAGCCACACCGGCATCGGCCTCCGCAGCAACTAACGACACTGCCATATCCATTTCCGCATCGGACAATCCCGCAGCCGCCGATAGTGCCAGCGCAGCAACTACTGCTCCAACCGCCTCCACCGAAGTTACCGCGGCCACCGACACGCCAGCCGACGGTTCGCTCTTAGGCTTTGCATTGGCTGCATTCCTGTCGGGTTTGGTGGCATTGCTTACCCCCTGCGTTTTCCCGATCATCCCGATGACCGTCAGCTTTTTCACCAACCAGGAAAAGGGCAAGTTCAAGGCATTATTATATGGTATTTCAATTATTCTCATCTATACATTAATAGGTACCGTCGTGTCGCGGCTGAATGGGCCGGCATTTGCAAACTTCCTCAGCACGCACTGGCTGCCTAACCTGCTGTTTTTCGCCATTTTCATCACGTTCGGGCTCTCGTTTCTGGGACTGTTCGAGATCGTGCTGCCGAGTGGGTTTGTGAATAAAATGGATCAAAAAGCAGATCAGGGAGGTTACGCAGGCGTGTTCTTCATGGCATTTACATTGGTGCTGGTATCATTCTCCTGCACCGGGCCCATCGTCGGCAGCTTGCTGGTGGCTTCGGCGGGCGGAGAAGTCGTGAAACCGATCGTGGGTATGGCGGCATTTTCGGCGGCATTTGCCATTCCATTCACCTCGTTCGCATTGTTTCCGCAATGGCTGAAATCGCTGCCCAAATCCGGCGGCTGGCTAAATGCGGTAAAGGTTGTTTTGGGCTTCCTGGAACTGGCATTGGCATTGAAATTTTTCAGCATCGCCGACCAGGTTTACCACTGGAATTTGTTGGATCGTGAGATTTACCTGGCGTTCTGGATCGTCATTTTCGCGTTGCTAGGCTTTTATTTGTTAGGTAAAATCCGCACGCCGCACGATTCACCCATTGAAAAAGTGAGCGTCCCGCGCCTGCTGCTCGCTATTGTGACATTCACATTTGTGGTATACATGATCCCCGGCATGTTCGGTGCGCCATTGAAAGCCCTGGCCGGTTACCTGCCGCCGCAATCGACATTGGATTTTGATCTGAGCAAAAGAAGTGCTGCCGCAACTACGCCTTCTGCATTAGCAGGGGAATCTCGCAAGTACGCCGACCTCTTCCATCTCCCCCACGAACTCGAAGGTTTCTACGATTACCAGGAAGCATTGGCCTACGCCAAAAAAGTGAACAAGCCCGTTTTCATCGACTTCACCGGCCACGGCTGCGTAAACTGCCGCGAAATGGAAGCCCGCGTGTGGGTAGATCCGGCGGTGTTGCAGCGGCTGAACAACGATTATGTGATCGTGGCGCTCTATGTGGACGACAAAACCGAGCTCCCCGAATCGCAATGGTACACCTCGAAATACGATAACAAGGTGAAGAAAACCATCGGCGCCCAGAATGCGGATTTGCAGATTGTGAAATACAACAACAACGCCCAGCCGCATTACTGCCTCGTGGATCATGAGGGGAATCTGCTGGTTTCGCCTAAAAACTACGATCTGGACCCTGCGAAGTTCGCAGCGTTTTTGGATAGCGGGAAGGCGGCTTTTGGGAAGAAGTAG
- a CDS encoding SusC/RagA family TonB-linked outer membrane protein, whose amino-acid sequence MLMMISAPVFAQTITGKVSSSSDGATLPGVSVLVKGTTTGTTTDADGKYSIAAQGNSTLVFSYIGYKTQELAVGNGSVLNVTLVEDASNLQEVTVTALGIPKESRALGYATSTIKSETLIKTATPNFATALYGKAPGLTINATPGGATSGVSISIRGFSSITGNTQPLIVLDGIPIRNGEAQNGDYWGDQRIRGNGLLDLNPADIENITVLKGASAAALYGSEAVNGVLLVTSKTGKGRKGLGVDFSASYSVDKIAYLPRYQNVRGPGYMKNYLDGGQDANGFIMYDTNGDGVGDTRGLLNATVNFGPKFDGQPVMAFDGKIRPYSASGNSYADLFENASSSNINLSVSKGSENSTIRFSFTRQDNGMISYNAKNSKNIANLNASFNVNKKLTTDLMVNYINQKTHNRPFKVDRMINNFTGMMNRFESADWYFDKYQTSQGYKYVTQASGNPSLTPEENIRFNGFKSDIADYVWNTRRNTSDEWSDRVIASITQHWQITDELKLRGRIGADVTGERMENNNATERPLAFGYSGGFSMANNAYRNVYGEALLTYNKKLTDDVSLALMAGYNAYKQANTRISSSTEGGLSTENFFDLSASVNNLSVTRSRDRWTRDALLGTAQFDFRGFIFVEGTVRRDRTSTLAPGNNAFVYPSVNASFVFTDALDLPAFFSYGKLRGSWGEVGNYPQIYAANVAYQQGSLNVQQNGGQSVLYTTMANAYGNDKIRPERKREFEFGLETKFFNNRIGLDIAYYNAQIVDQILPLSIASSSGARSILANVGTLRNKGLEVALNVSPIQGKTFNDFNWDLTLNLAKNVNKVEKLANNSTELLHSDLDGNAAQIRSVVGQPMGDIYAHGILTNEQGQKVVGPNGLYQLDGANWIKVGNAMPKLTGGLVNSFSWKGFTLDAITDFRFGGSIMPTGINWMTSRGLTEESLKYMDAASGGLSYYQDANGKGVPTTAATGPNGQTVYHDGMLMEGVLASGEANTNIVSQAVYYNATYNWGGPQYGNSRYELYVKKNTYIKMRELSLAYRLPSFIGSKIGASNVTVSVFGRNLFFFYRTIKDLDAEQTNVSTKWYENINNAGSNPSFRTAGVMLRASF is encoded by the coding sequence ATGTTGATGATGATAAGCGCCCCGGTTTTCGCCCAAACGATTACCGGTAAAGTTTCCAGCAGCTCCGACGGCGCCACGCTCCCCGGAGTTTCGGTGCTGGTGAAAGGTACTACCACCGGTACTACCACAGATGCCGATGGTAAATACAGCATTGCAGCACAGGGAAATTCTACCCTCGTGTTCTCTTACATCGGTTACAAAACGCAGGAACTTGCTGTTGGAAACGGTAGCGTGCTGAACGTAACCCTGGTTGAAGATGCCTCAAACTTGCAGGAAGTAACTGTAACGGCCTTGGGTATCCCTAAGGAGTCACGTGCGCTGGGTTACGCTACTTCGACGATCAAAAGCGAGACGCTTATCAAAACCGCTACACCAAACTTCGCAACCGCGTTGTACGGTAAGGCTCCGGGTTTGACCATCAACGCTACTCCGGGTGGAGCAACGTCAGGTGTGAGCATCAGCATCCGCGGTTTTAGCTCGATCACCGGTAACACTCAGCCCCTTATCGTTCTTGATGGTATCCCCATCCGTAACGGTGAAGCGCAAAACGGTGATTACTGGGGCGACCAGCGTATCCGCGGTAACGGTCTTCTTGACTTGAACCCTGCTGATATCGAAAACATTACGGTATTGAAAGGTGCATCTGCGGCTGCATTGTACGGTTCGGAAGCGGTAAACGGGGTTCTCCTTGTAACTTCTAAAACCGGTAAAGGAAGAAAAGGTCTTGGTGTTGATTTCAGCGCTAGTTACAGTGTTGATAAAATCGCTTACCTGCCACGTTACCAGAATGTAAGAGGTCCGGGTTACATGAAAAACTACCTCGATGGTGGTCAGGATGCCAACGGCTTCATTATGTATGATACCAATGGCGACGGCGTAGGCGACACAAGAGGTCTGTTGAACGCTACGGTGAACTTCGGTCCTAAGTTCGACGGACAGCCTGTGATGGCATTCGACGGAAAAATCCGCCCTTACTCGGCATCCGGAAACAGCTATGCGGATTTGTTTGAGAACGCAAGCAGCTCAAACATCAACCTTTCGGTATCCAAAGGCAGTGAGAACTCGACCATTCGTTTCTCTTTCACCCGCCAGGATAACGGAATGATCAGCTACAATGCCAAGAACAGCAAGAACATCGCCAACCTGAATGCCAGCTTCAATGTAAACAAGAAGCTGACGACCGATTTGATGGTGAACTACATCAACCAGAAGACGCACAACCGTCCGTTCAAGGTGGATCGTATGATCAACAACTTCACCGGTATGATGAACCGTTTCGAGTCTGCTGACTGGTATTTCGATAAATATCAAACCAGCCAGGGCTACAAATACGTAACGCAGGCATCCGGTAACCCAAGTTTGACTCCGGAAGAGAACATCCGATTCAATGGTTTCAAATCCGATATCGCGGATTACGTTTGGAATACCAGAAGAAATACTTCTGACGAATGGAGCGACCGTGTGATCGCCAGCATTACACAACACTGGCAGATCACCGACGAATTGAAACTCCGTGGCCGTATCGGTGCTGACGTTACCGGCGAGCGTATGGAAAACAACAATGCTACCGAAAGGCCGCTGGCATTCGGTTACTCAGGCGGTTTCAGCATGGCTAACAACGCTTACAGAAACGTTTACGGTGAGGCTTTGTTGACCTACAACAAAAAACTGACCGACGATGTGTCATTGGCATTGATGGCAGGTTACAACGCTTATAAGCAAGCCAACACCCGAATCAGTTCAAGCACTGAAGGTGGATTGAGCACTGAGAACTTCTTCGACCTGTCGGCGTCGGTAAACAACCTGAGCGTTACAAGAAGCCGTGACCGCTGGACCCGTGACGCGCTTTTGGGAACTGCCCAGTTCGACTTCAGAGGCTTCATTTTTGTGGAAGGTACCGTTCGTAGGGACCGCACTTCTACACTCGCCCCAGGCAACAATGCATTCGTTTATCCTTCTGTGAACGCATCGTTCGTGTTCACCGATGCCCTGGATCTGCCGGCTTTCTTTAGCTATGGTAAATTGAGAGGATCTTGGGGTGAAGTGGGTAACTATCCGCAGATCTACGCTGCAAACGTAGCTTATCAGCAAGGTAGCTTGAACGTTCAGCAAAATGGCGGCCAGTCGGTACTTTATACTACTATGGCTAACGCCTACGGTAACGACAAGATCCGTCCTGAAAGAAAGCGTGAATTTGAATTCGGTTTGGAGACTAAATTCTTCAACAACCGTATTGGCCTCGACATTGCATACTATAATGCACAGATCGTAGACCAGATCCTTCCATTGTCGATCGCTTCGTCATCAGGAGCACGCTCGATCCTTGCTAACGTAGGTACTTTGAGAAACAAAGGTTTGGAAGTTGCGTTGAACGTGTCGCCTATTCAGGGTAAAACTTTTAACGATTTCAACTGGGATCTGACTTTGAACCTTGCGAAAAACGTAAACAAAGTAGAGAAACTGGCTAACAACTCTACCGAGTTGCTGCACTCCGACCTTGATGGTAACGCTGCCCAGATCCGTTCGGTAGTAGGCCAGCCAATGGGTGACATTTATGCGCACGGTATCCTTACAAACGAGCAAGGCCAGAAAGTAGTAGGACCGAACGGTCTGTACCAACTGGACGGAGCAAACTGGATCAAAGTAGGTAATGCAATGCCTAAACTGACCGGTGGTTTGGTGAACAGCTTCTCATGGAAAGGCTTCACACTCGACGCGATCACAGATTTCCGTTTCGGTGGTTCTATCATGCCAACCGGTATCAACTGGATGACCTCACGCGGTTTGACAGAAGAAAGCTTGAAATACATGGACGCGGCGAGCGGCGGTTTGAGCTACTACCAGGATGCGAATGGAAAAGGTGTACCAACCACGGCTGCAACAGGTCCTAACGGCCAGACTGTATACCACGACGGTATGCTGATGGAAGGTGTACTCGCCAGCGGCGAAGCTAACACCAACATTGTGTCACAGGCGGTGTATTACAATGCTACTTACAACTGGGGTGGTCCACAGTACGGTAACTCACGTTACGAGCTGTACGTTAAGAAAAACACTTACATCAAAATGCGCGAGCTTTCATTGGCGTACCGCCTGCCATCGTTTATCGGTAGCAAAATCGGTGCTTCGAACGTGACGGTTTCGGTATTCGGACGTAACCTGTTCTTCTTCTACCGTACCATCAAAGACCTGGATGCTGAACAGACCAATGTTTCTACAAAATGGTATGAAAACATCAACAACGCCGGATCTAACCCATCTTTCCGTACTGCGGGTGTAATGTTGAGAGCCAGCTTCTAA